The Anopheles gambiae chromosome 2, idAnoGambNW_F1_1, whole genome shotgun sequence genomic sequence GTAACACATTAAAAACTAATAAGTGAGTGCGAAAAGGTAAAAGAATTGAAGAGAAGCACGAAAGTTTCAACAAAAACGAATCATCGAAGAGAaagaatggaagaaaaacaaccttatccacaacaacaacatgcgAATCATTATTTTACCACAAAAgatcgaagaaaaaaacatcgaacAAATAATAATCAGTCATCGTAATTCGTAATGCTCACTACACTACAGTATGAGTTCGAGGCAAACCGCAATATGAAGCTACGGTTGAAGTTGAAGAATGTTGGATCGCTTCGGCCGTCAGCAAATCTTCAATACAACACTGCAGcaatagagagaaaaaggtgCAAAATAGTCCCCTAATTAAGCTAATGTGCGATACGTAGCAAAAAGACATTTGTAAAGTAAAGAAGGGAGGAATACAACCGCCACCCCAAACCGATATGACTCCTAAGTATGTGAAACAATTGGCTACAGTGCATCTCGACAACATGCAAACAGAAGGAAATAGAATGAAAGAGACAGACCAGACAGggacagcagcacacacacagagagctgCAAAACTATGCATTAAACGTAAATTTTAGACCTTTTTTCggtgtatttaaaaaaaattctttaaataattttgttacctttttcaaaaacacaaacatgttTCTTATTTGTACTGCCAAGTGGATGTAAGTGAATTACTACgtacgctttttttttatttacaccaTCAACAACTGGAAGCGTTGGAAAGTAGTTGATCAAGTACAGCAACAACACGTTACGTTACGTTTCGTTGTTTGAGGAGTATagggggtttttgttttttaattattattttgtgtcAGCAGCGTACTCCAAAAATGTGATtcctttttaaaaataaatcaattcaaaATAATGTACATTGAAATGggttcagatttttttttaatgcaaatggTTCGAAAGAAATAAGTACATTGAGAATGGCAATTTGAATTGCAAAGTTTTCCAATTCTGCAGTGCTGGTTCTATTTTACGGTTAACAATGAGCTATCGAAAAGTTGTCCCAGTTCAATCAAAGGTGTCATAATTGAGCTGCACAACAATACGCCAAAACGACTCCGCGACATGCAACCAACCAAATACGTGGCATTTGCTTCCAAAAACTAACCATAAAGTCCTTTCCATACCGTACATCTTCCTCGTGTATGCTTTCCTTTACTCTGAAACCATCAATGAATTGCTTAACCCCAAATCGAAAAACATAGCATTAGGAAGATAATCCACAAAAACCGCATTAAACCGATACCTGCCACTTagtgcaacacacacacacacgcccagcTGGCACTCTTCAAACAGCCGTGGCCAAAGCCACGAACCAAACCATCGGGCAAAATAAAAGGTTAAACCTCAAACAACCGTTACGCTCCGGCCTCTCAATCAACACCAATCAAATTACGACGGacccgttcgttcgttcgttcgttcggggCAAACGGGATTGTGGTTAGCTTAATTCATTAACAAAATTCATATAAAACTGActcaaaaaaaaccctcacacACTCACCAAAATCTAACCGGAAGagatgctctctctctttacccAAGTTTCGTCATGTTTGATCGCTTCGAATGATTGGTTTTTGTTTACCTAATTTTGCtactttttcatacacttCATATGCATCATAAAAAGAAGACTTTTGAAGGgaccgaaagaaaaaaaaggaagatggTATGCGATGcgaagccaaaaaaaaggtgataTTTTCGACATAAAATTAACCACAAAGTTGATCCTCTGTGCTGACTTCCACAAAAAAACCAGTCCCGCTGCGCCAAAGGATCACAcacgcaacacaaacacacacaaacacggtgtTACCGAAAATTACCCCGCCAAAAAACATACCCTTACATGGCTAACGATCATGCTGCGTtgcgttgttgctgctgcaacagAGAGTATTTTGAGGCTTTTTCACTTTGGTTAGTTCCAAATTAAGCCGTTGTAGTACGTTGGCAGTGTTCCGTTTCATTCAACTCTCATCACAATTATCACCCCGGTCCCAGACACTTCCACGGATCCACGGGCCTCAATTCTGGCTTGGTACCGGGATCACTACGAAGCTTTACAAGCTTCTCTGTGGATTGTTTTCGGTTGGGCTAATGGTTTTATAATGAACCACttgccctgtgtgtgtgtgtgtgtgtgcttgtgttacACACCAATGGATGATGTTGTAACCCATTCACATAAGGCAGAATAGTTGTAATGAGGTATATAATGTGTTCaactatttctttttgttggataaaagtgtgtgcgtgtgtgcgtcaTAATTGAGATGGGATTAATTAATAGCTTGAAGCTGAAGAAGCTTTTTATAGAGAATATTCTCTCGAAAGAATCGACTATTTTAGGGAGCTTTCCTCCGTGTCCTAAGCCCTAAAACAAACGCGCCTAACAGCGaaggaaacaaacaagcaacacATTCCTTCGGCACCGCTTAAATGAAGACATCCACAAATCAAAGGCACACCAGTGGTTTTACAGAGGAGAGgagagcacacaaaaaagcagcacTACCCCTTGCGGCTAATGCTTCTCAAAGGAGCGAACAACCGGCCAGACAGCAGCAACATTGCCCCGAAACATAACTTATTGTTCGCGTGAAGAAAATTGGAAACCATGAAAGATGGGGCACCGTTGGCAAAGGCAACCAGCCCCCGGAGCGAATTAGCGCTCCGTCCCGTCCCGAAGGAAGGAACGACTGGCCCGGATAGCTGGCCCTGCCCcagcccgctgctgctgctgccggacaTCAAATCGTCTCAAATCACCTGATCTTTGatgatttattatatttaataaCAGAGCGCACGGTTCggtgaaaataataaacaagtGTAAATGAGATTGATGCCGAACGCCGGGGCTTTGGGTAGATGGGGCGAAGAAGGCGGGGAGGGGCGAGGTTCTTGCGGTTTTTTGTCCCCCTCTCCATCCATCCCTTCCCCGCACTCCGCGGTTGCCTCCGGTGCTTCCACTTCAATTGACACCAACGACACCACACCACAGCCGTTCTGCTGAATCTTTCCACTTTTCTTTTAAGAGTTCAACGACGATCTTCTTCTCCGCCGATCGTATCCCGCCTCTTTCATTGATGTGTTGCGGGGCTCGCGTTTCgggataaattaaattaaactgcACGGCTATGAATCTCCGCTCATTGATTATCCGCCGTGCCGTGTATATCGCCGGAAGGGCCGGCAACCGaaaccttcccccccccccccccgcggaTGACCCGCGGATGATGATCGTGTGGCACAACACGAACACTATCGTGGGAGCAGCACTCGGTCCCTGTAACCTTTCGCATGCTGCTTCAAATGATTTTCTAATGTCTTAATCATTGGgctgtttaaaaaaacgaatgcAAGACCCGGACGGGGTGTGCTGTGGGTTTCCTGCCGTTTGGAGCGACGGTTCACCATGAAAAAGGGAACTGAAACTTTCATCGTGCTTCGGTTGGATGGAGGAACATTCGGTTTGACAACACTATTAATTAAGCCGCGGGAGTGTCAAACCTGTATTTTTTCTGggtaattaattattttttaaggtttgcgattgcgtttttttggtgtttgacTCCCCTGACAAATGTGCCGACAAAGTGatcaaaaatcaatcattaaTTATTACTGATCGTAGTACACGCTCGCGCTCACTCACAGCATCCTGGTCGCGACGCAAACTGCTCGAATCGAGCAAGATCTcatcaaccccccccccctcccccccggaGCAAATGTTTTCAATCATCTCAACTAAGCACAACAGTTCGTCTCCTCCACAATCAACCTCCGCcggttgcacttttcagcAAAGGTCAGCTCGTTTTACGATCCCTCCACACAGTGTACAGTGTGTTACAGTGGAACGCGGACAGAATTTAACgcgattttttattaaattaaatttgtgaatattttatcATTCCTTTCCGATTGCATTGTTCAAACAGTCACAATGCATCACGCCCTCCACTCATTGTCAACTctttacattttccaaagcCTCTCCACGTGTACCCGGTTGCGTGCAACCGACTGTACCGCGCAATCTAACGCTAATGCTGCGTCGGCACGAAACGGTTTTGCACCAAGCGTACATCCCCCGAGCCAGATACGCGCTTATGCTTCCAATACTGCGCCACACCACCCCTATTTCCTTCCGcttttctcctcctcctcctcctcctccaccgacCCATCATCGTCGCACACATGTGCGCAAGAAATGCGCGTAATCAAGCGCACTGGGCAGGGGCAGATCTCCGCGGAGTGTTTTCGCTGTGCTAGGTGGCACTGCCATGTGCATATATGTACAgccacacactctcacatgCGATGAGCATGTAACTATGCACATCGCGACTTGTTGTGTGCAGAGAGTAAAATAGCGTTGCGCTCAAACTGCGCTCTAGCGGTGGCGGCATCGCCAGGGCCTTGTGGTCGGGCGCATTCTCGCGTTCTCGCGCACACGGAGACTGTATGTGCCAGTACATCTAGTACACTCCCCCTCCCCGTCCTGCACGGGTGACACGGGGACTCATGGAAAAAAGCGCTGCCGATACCGAGCTGCATTAGAATAGTCTGGCGCACTGTTACCGCCCAGCCCAGCGCAGAAGTGTTGTGTACGCGAGAGTGCGCGTTGTATAACTGCGTAAAACAGAACGAACGACGGGGTGGGACGATCTTCACTGTCTGAACACTACCCCGAACCCCCGAAAAGAGAGATGATCGACGTGATCGAGTGTGTTTTGTCTGTGTCTGCATCTCTTCAAACTGTCTGCAGCCTAGAATTCTGAGTGCTGAGTTCGGTGCGCCATACTTAGACCGATTTGATTGTGCAAAAGACCGTTCGTTCTAACGCGAAGCGTATTAGTTAGTGGAGCTATTTTTAGCAACAAAACGATCCCCACAAACCAAACCCCACAAACTGCCGCCAGTCGCAAACATCTGCAAACGTCGTGGTCGTAGTGACACAAAactgtgttgctgctgtagatgctgctgctgctgtcactGCCAACCGAAGCAGTAGGCTGTGGAGCTTAAGAGTGTGTTCTCCTTGCACCAGTGAAGAAAAACGGCTCCCCGTGGTTGCCTGTGCGTGTCTCTGCTCGGCTCTTATCAGTGTTGAacagtggtgtgtgtggtcaaccctcccttcctctctctcgCATGATGAGTGACGTGTGCTGTTGTGCAATGGAAAATCGGGACACACTATAATAGAGCTGTTTCTTCTGTTGGATGGCGTTTCCAGAGATTAGAATTAGACGGATCCAGCAGCTCAACAGTCTCAAGCAGTAACGGCGGCATACACATGGTGGGTACTCGGGAAAGAGCTGGCTTGCCTGCTTTGCACGGCCCACCAACGCAAGCGAGAAGGCGCAGCAGCGAAGCAACAACGACTCATCTGTTTAAATATCTTCCCCCGTAGTCGGTGCGATCTACTACTAACTCGTCTAGCGCATGCAGATCTTGCAGCGGCGGGTGACGcggggtttgcttttttaaacTGTGTCCGTGTGCCTGTGAAGGGCAGCAGAGGAGAACGGCAGAGGCGGCAGAGGGCGACACGTGACTGCCGCTCAATTGAATGTCTCTGGTTAGCCTTCGCGCGCGTTAGTTGGCGTTCTGACGACCGCTCGTACTGATCATGTGTACCCCGCTTAGCTAGACGTTCTTTGCGGCCCTGTTCGCCTAAGTAGCGCGGCAATCGAGaacggatgtgtgtgtgtgcgcgcgcgtgtgtggatgtgtatTAAATTGGTAATTGTTTATGCCTTGAAGAGCACGGGGCAGCAGCACGGGAGTAATTTTGTCCTCCCCGGACGACCGCCCTCGGAAAAGGGGACATCCGTGAGAGgcttaaatgaataaattgtaAGGTAACAACAAACCGCTCTATTGATTGCTGGAACGCAGTTTAAagcaacggtttttttttctcaaactGTCAACCGTTCAAGCGTTTAGCGCTGAAATTGAAATACAAACTTCCTTATCGCTCGCGCGTACGGCGGCTGTCACCCTCCCATCAGCTGTTGATGCAGGGTGTCCGTCCGCTTCTCCGGAACTTCTATTGCGCATGCGCCAAACACAAATGTCAGCCACGTACAGCACGACACCACGGAGagctacacacatacacatgagAACAGCCAGTGATAGCGAACTAGGGGGGGGgacaaaaactgtgtaaataAGATTGTGTTTTCTTCGGTCAATTGTGCCGAACGGTTTGGATGTTTTTACCATTATTTTGCTACACAAAAACAGTAACGCCAACCACAATGGTACGAACGAGTCGCTCTGTGGCCTCTCCTAAGTGGAACGTGCTCCCGATATCCGCCTTCTCCACTAGCACTCCATTATCTAACACACCATAcggtttctttttctccttccAGGACAACCTGCCCGATTTTCCACCAGCATCGCAATGCCCTCGATGGTGCGACGCACCAGAGGCAAACTAGCAGCGCAACGGCAACTGGCCAGCAGCACTACtactaccgctgctgctgaacgACGCGTCAAACGCGAACCACAGACCAAACTtatcgatgctgctgctgctgctgctgctgctgctgatagcCTTGGTTCCGATAACgcaccacaccaccatcacgGCGAGCAGAAACGGCTGCCACAGTGTAAGGTGAAGCGCAACTACGCGTgtggcagctgcagctacTTTACGCAAAACCCCCGCAGCTATCTGACGCATCTACGTGACACCCACGGGGAGAAGATTAGTGTGTACGAGTGCAAACGATGTGTGTACGCTTCGCGCCACTACCAGAAGCTGGTACGCCACTTGCGAATGGTGCACGGCGGTGCGGACGTACCGGTGGTGGAGTCGGGCAGTAAAGGTGCGACACCGTTGGACAATAGTGAAGAGCGACGGGAGGTGATTGAAAAGAACAGTTCCGAGAAGGATTCAGCGAGCAAAGTTTTGGATGCGCTGGGTGTGAGTGGTGCGTATACGCAGCAACTTGTTGCATCTCTGCTGCCATCGCTGTTGCTGAGGAACGTCGAACAAACGTGGACTTCGTCTATTTTGGgtaaattgattattttgtgGAGCTATATCAATCGAAGTAGGCACGGGATGGAGGtcacgacacctggtacattCTGGGTCAAACGCGGGGGCAATATCGCAGTATGCTTAGAGTCTATTGGATAATTAggtcaaaccaaaacaaacctttTCTTGACATAGAATTGTATTCGCGTGATAGCGGTCCAGAAACGAAATAGATGACGAACAAAGTGTATTATTACTACTGTACTTCCAATATTGAATTTTTCCTCTACttcacttcatttttcccccgTGCAGCACTCAAGGCCCCAATCAAGCCCGAGATGGATGGCATGCAGAGTGTTGTGACATCACCGGAACGGGTAAGATTCCCCAATTTTCACCACTTCAGATCATATCCTTTAATAGCTTCTCCCTTCACTCCTAGGACTCTTCCCACAAAACCGGCCGCAAGTCCTCCGAAGACAATGAAACGGTGCCGAAAAAGCGCTCCAGACCAATCCCCAACCTAATTCCCCTAGCACCCGCCAAACCGGAAAAGGAGCTGCTAAAGCCAGTACCGATGTCGGTGCTAATGCCACCGGAGGTGGCAGTGGGGCACAGCCACCCACCATCCCCAATGAGCttaccgtcgtcgtcgccccAGACCAAGTGCACATTCTGCGAGCTTAGCTTCGAGTCCACGCTGGATCTAGCGAACCACATTGCAGCGTCCCACAAGGAGGACCTGATCACCTCGCTGCTGCAGAAATCGATGGACGAATCGAACCAGAATCTTTTCCCCCAGACGGGCGACCCCGGCGACAGTGCCTCGAACGAGATGTGGAAAAGTTTGCTCGAAGCGAACCTGTTCGGTGCGGATTCAgccacaccagcagcacgcCCGAACGCTTCAACCTCCGCCAGCTCCAAGGTGGACGACGATGAGGTAGAAATCCTGGAGAGCAAATCGGAAACGTACTGCGGCATAGAGACGGCGCCCGGGTACGGCGAGGTGACGAGCAAACTGGCCTCCAACGATCCGAACGCGACCGGGCTGATGAAGCGGGTGTTCAAGTGTCCGCACTGCTCGTTCTGGGCGTCGACGGCGTCCCGGTTTCACGTGCACATCGTGGGCCACCTGAACAAGAAACCGTTCGAGTGTTCGCTCTGCTCGTACCGCTCCAACTGGCGCTGGGACATTACGAAGCACATCCGGCTGAAGACGATCCGCGACCCGAGCCACAAGAATGCGGGCGTGCTGATGAACGACGAAACGGGCCGGCGGAACTACACCAAGTACAACAAGTACATCACGCTGATGCACATAACGGACAATActagtggtggtggaggagcaggaggtggtagtgctgctgctgctgctgctgttgccggtGGTAGTGGCAGTGCGAAGGAGTCGACCAACTTCCCGAACAAATCGTTCAACGAGAGCAGCATGTCGGATCTGGTGGCGGCGTGCAGTGCGTTCAACATTGATTTGAATGCGTTGGCCAACATGCCCGGGTTCAGCTTGCTGCTGGACGATAAGCCAGCGCACGATGAGACGTCAGCAAAAGCGGACGACAGCGACCATTTTAAATGTCAATTTTGTGAGTTTAGGTAAGTCGATACAACGATTCTCGGATCCTGCTTTCAGTGTGGAGTAACAATCTGgtctcttttttgcagtacACCGACCAAGGAGGAGCTGTTGCTGCATACGACAAACAGTCATGCTGGCATGGTGGCGGCCACCTCTCCCTTTCAACTGCAGCTAGAGGAAGCAATGGAACAGGAAGCGTACGGGAaggccggcggcggcggtggcaacAGTACGacaaacaataacattacACCACCCTCCTCCAGTAGTACGCCGACGCCACCGACGGGTTCGGCGGCCCACTGTAGCCTTAGTAAAAGTGCAGCTAACACTAGCAACAACGATATGCCTAGTACTACTACTAATGGAACACccctactaccactactactaacGCCTGGCGGTGCTGGAGATAAAACGAACCACCacccgccaccgccgccgctggAACTGGGCGCCGGAGAGGGTGGTGACGgtagctcacacacacgcgggctGGCGGTGCCTTCCACCGGTACCTGGCGCCACAGTGCACCGTATCGCTGTGGCCATTGTCATCAGGTTTCTAACTGGAAACATGTGATTCAggtacacacgcgcgcacacacacacacagggagtTGGGTTACGGTGACTAATCCGTGGTGATTGTGACGTATTTGCATGCTTACTCCTGTCATCCAGTGCTTGTGCTCTCGCTTTAACCCATTCTCGATATGCTTCTCTCTTGCTCCACAGAGACACTGTCGCCTGAAGCACAATGGACACGTTTTCATTGAGCACGTGAACGCGGAAAGGGAGGATCCCGCGGCGCTCGCCGACGGTGCCGACGGTCAGCAGCTGCCACGGAATAGCAAACAGAACCAACCACATTCCGTGTACGTGATCGAGGACGTGGTGCATCCGCCGACCGTCTCCACCGGCAACGGCACCGGCACATCGATCGA encodes the following:
- the LOC4577218 gene encoding uncharacterized protein LOC4577218; this encodes MPSMVRRTRGKLAAQRQLASSTTTTAAAERRVKREPQTKLIDAAAAAAAAADSLGSDNAPHHHHGEQKRLPQCKVKRNYACGSCSYFTQNPRSYLTHLRDTHGEKISVYECKRCVYASRHYQKLVRHLRMVHGGADVPVVESGSKGATPLDNSEERREVIEKNSSEKDSASKVLDALGVSGAYTQQLVASLLPSLLLRNVEQTWTSSILALKAPIKPEMDGMQSVVTSPERDSSHKTGRKSSEDNETVPKKRSRPIPNLIPLAPAKPEKELLKPVPMSVLMPPEVAVGHSHPPSPMSLPSSSPQTKCTFCELSFESTLDLANHIAASHKEDLITSLLQKSMDESNQNLFPQTGDPGDSASNEMWKSLLEANLFGADSATPAARPNASTSASSKVDDDEVEILESKSETYCGIETAPGYGEVTSKLASNDPNATGLMKRVFKCPHCSFWASTASRFHVHIVGHLNKKPFECSLCSYRSNWRWDITKHIRLKTIRDPSHKNAGVLMNDETGRRNYTKYNKYITLMHITDNTSGGGGAGGGSAAAAAAVAGGSGSAKESTNFPNKSFNESSMSDLVAACSAFNIDLNALANMPGFSLLLDDKPAHDETSAKADDSDHFKCQFCEFSTPTKEELLLHTTNSHAGMVAATSPFQLQLEEAMEQEAYGKAGGGGGNSTTNNNITPPSSSSTPTPPTGSAAHCSLSKSAANTSNNDMPSTTTNGTPLLPLLLTPGGAGDKTNHHPPPPPLELGAGEGGDGSSHTRGLAVPSTGTWRHSAPYRCGHCHQVSNWKHVIQRHCRLKHNGHVFIEHVNAEREDPAALADGADGQQLPRNSKQNQPHSVYVIEDVVHPPTVSTGNGTGTSIDALVSSSIPPPLAPFSLDEVNTLEPIVEILDKDPAATELIHFNGALMPSTVLVDSGTVAPAVPSEQLECISCQFRAATVEQLTEHLEQHMSNSPAAGTGTAFDTAGLLDPGPTTMYYCARCPARFLQHAHMLEHESKHGAPVGRSCSFCTYRTADDDERSRHEEVHSAAYNINTDNLQIFLAESKEYPKPPLTLKETGGRQLFYVEPVEVHDSPEGEVSATRKMPRKSKHRVRSPDTAATGTESDRPLAPGGSSIFLCEYCDQTFDAEADLNAHVRNHFSSILAPQEVPYYTSLSSTLDKERKLELIVSGAAPGSAAMALRYVYDNARRKDWSVYSKTESVLLKF